The DNA window GTCACCTCGTCGGAGCCCGCGACCCGCGTCGCCACGAAGCGGGTCAGACGGTACTCCCCGTCGCGGTGGCCGTAGCCGTCGCCCGCGTCCTCGTAGAGCAGGCCCTCGGCCCGACCCGCGGCGTCGAGGCTCACCACGAGTTCCAGCGTCGAGAGGTCCCACTCCCCCGTGTGCCGGATGACCGGGC is part of the bacterium genome and encodes:
- a CDS encoding DUF5110 domain-containing protein, whose product is PVIRHTGEWDLSTLELVVSLDAAGRAEGLLYEDAGDGYGHRDGEYRLTRFVATRVAGSDEVTLTATIEAGNWPAPARTLKVTVLSED